The following are encoded in a window of Panicum virgatum strain AP13 chromosome 5N, P.virgatum_v5, whole genome shotgun sequence genomic DNA:
- the LOC120674633 gene encoding protein trichome birefringence-like 38, with protein MERRHLLSATVLVVVLVGACTAAAATAEKAGVSSSCDAYRGSWVVDESYPLYDAASCPFVRKEFDCCLNGRPDTEYLKYRWLPSPPCSLPRFDGRKLLSAWRGKTVAFVGDSLVANQYESLLCMIHHAATNGSRTNASWASGENPSSTVRFEDYGVTLVYYLSHYLVDLVRDRAGRTVLKLDTVDEGLKWLDADVLVFGSWRWWARKSWDYIQDGDTVVQDMDRIQAFTKGLQAWARWVDANLLQTTTKVFFQGYSPSHRNGQEWGAPPGNTCTAETQPVSDAAAYHGQGPNPQDTIVRRVLAGMSKPVHLLDITFMSQLRKDGHTTKYSGGSGPGTDCTHWCVAGVPDSWNTLFYYSVLTAGNS; from the exons ATGGAGCGGCGGCACCTGCTCTCAGCGACCGTCCTGGTGGTCGTCCTCGTGGgcgcctgcaccgccgccgccgccacggccgagAAAGCCGGAGTCTCGTCGTCGTGCGACGCGTACAGGGGCAGCTGGGTTGTGGACGAGTCGTACCCGCTGTACGACGCGGCGAGCTGCCCCTTCGTCCGCAAGGAGTTCGACTGCTGCCTCAATGGCCGCCCCGACACGGAGTACCTCAAGTACCGGTGGCTGCCCAGCCCGCCATGCTCCCTGCCAAG GTTCGACGGGAGGAAGCTGCTAAGCGCGTGGCGCGGGAAGACGGTTGCGTTCGTGGGTGACTCGCTGGTGGCGAACCAGTACGAGTCGCTGCTGTGCATGATCCACCACGCCGCCACGAACGGCTCCCGGACCAACGCGTCGTGGGCGTCCGGGGAGAACCCCTCCTCCACCGTCCGTTTCGAG GACTACGGTGTTACTCTGGTGTACTACTTGTCGCATTACCTGGTGGACCTCGTCCGTGACAGAGCCGGGCGCACCGTCCTCAAGCTCGACACGGTGGACGAAGGCCTCAAGTGGCTCGACGCCGACGTGCTCGTCTTTGGCTCGTGGCGCTGGTGGGCTCGCAAGAG CTGGGACTACATCCAGGATGGCGACACGGTCGTGCAGGACATGGACCGGATCCAGGCCTTCACCAAGGGGCTCCAAGCCTGGGCCAGATGGGTCGACGCCAACCTCCTCCAGACCACCACCAAAGTCTTCTTCCAGGGATACTCTCCTAGTCACCGAAA CGGCCAAGAATggggggcgccgccggggaACACATGCACGGCGGAGACGCAGCCGGTGAGCGACGCCGCGGCGTACCACGGCCAGGGCCCCAACCCGCAGGACACGATCGTGAGGAGAGTCCTGGCGGGCATGTCGAAGCCGGTGCACCTGCTGGACATCACCTTCATGTCGCAGCTGAGGAAGGACGGGCACACCACCAAGTACAGCGGGGGCAGCGGCCCCGGCACGGACTGCACCCACTGGTGCGTCGCCGGCGTCCCGGACTCCTGGAACACCCTCTTCTACTACTCGGTCCTCACTGCGGGGAACTCATAA